The Plasmodium vivax scf_6658 genomic scaffold, whole genome shotgun sequence DNA window attaatttaaaaatRTATTTKTTTTATTTATTCTGATTTatagaaatttaaaaaatttRCTAATAGAaaactatttatttatatataataatgaggTTRTRatatagaaaattatttagcTTTYCAATTAGTGagacttattttttttgagcagCTCCAAAGGCACATAGTCGGAGCAAAttatccatttttatatataatatcctaaaaattaaaattatgaaaaagaagtaaTATAGCAAACCCAAAAtgccaaaagaaaaaaaggtttttaataatatcgAAAATACATCTCAAATTTATTGTGGATATAATTGCATTATTCCGTCGCTTTCCAAAATgatataattacaaaatgtGATAATCCATTCATATATATCTTCATTTTAATGCGCacacaaaattgaaattttcattttttttaattccacCTTGtccataaataatatgaaattgTTTAGTATcagtaataataaaaaaaaaataaaaaagtccTGTTATGTAATTTAGGGCAAGATTAATTCATAATATGGGCAAAGTTGATTACAagaaaatggtaaaaaaattctccttttttataataataaaaatattgttctTAATTTTCAgagcatataaatatagtCTGTAAAgtattatgttatattacGGATTCTCCTTTAACCAAacttatattattaatgagGAAAATTGTCATGACCCATAATGATATTTCCATTTAATATGATGATATTCTTTTAGATGATTCACTCATTTTATGTTCATATAATCACAAAAACGATAAAttaatgttatttaaaaaaattagaaagtAATTCctacatttctttttaagaaGTTTTAAATTGGCATATCAAATCATtgcatttaatataaatataatataataatactgCACcgttataaatatatcttaAGGAAAGTACAAATTAATGTTCATTTGAAAGGGTTTATTGAAATATTTCATTCTTAACATTAAGTAATTTACACAAtagaatattattttactcAATTCTCAATAGTGTACGTGAAAATaattcgaaatttttttttttttttgcgtgattaacaatatttatctgatttattaatttacaaTTCTGTAACTAACTCTcatattttcaataattcatccttttttttttctttcatataattatgcaATGATGCATTCAAGTGGgtatttatatgttaaatattataataactaAACGTTAACAGTGAATACgaaataaattcatatattaattcAGCATATATTCATAGGATGATATCAATATAAAAgaactttttattatatattaagtaactaatattacattatcaaaatattttgctaATAATTAAGTGTTATATACATGTTGACAATTACGATGCTGTGTTTGTCCTTTATTTctaatgtaattattaatgcAATTTTCTTCACTGATATTcgctaataaaaataacagaCAAGTTAAAGATACTATATATAAActtatgaaattttttttttatatctacTAATTGGGAAATAGTTTTCTATATccatatttgtatataaccatttttatgtgtgatttttttccaaatttaaaataaataaaaatatacacaaaacTATAYattatatttatatgtattatttaaaatttacatatacattaaaaGGAAATAGTTTTTTCGTTGTACATAAAGTTATAATTtgatttcttttaattcataatgcaaaatattacctaatatatgtacatattaataaGACTTGAACATAAATCGAAATTCAAATTATCAMTCTATAACctacaaattggaaaaataMATATTTGGGGATtaaacattatatttaaatgataatattgtAATTGATGTACGRTCATATATTTTKTTTAGCACAWGTATTTTACATWAATATRTWtagtttaaaaaattttgcatcaTGGATCTTGGATATCTTGAAATCAGTCATATACCTTTTAAAGTGGTAATGATTGGCCTTATTTTACATTGAAATAATCATATACTAAATaggtattttattattatagttCTTTTATACACAATAATCAATTGTAACATATGTAAATGTACATTCCATTTTATATTGTTAGTTTTTTAACAGGGATGCTTTTAATAGTAATAAAAGGCTTCCATCAGAACAATGTAATATCGACATAATAACACGcatacattttggaaaactttTAAAATCAATTACagataaaaaagggaatgatATAAATTCATGGTTAGAATACTATGGAAATGAATTGAAAATACTCTTAAAtttcatgcaaaaaaaaaaaattgcaaaaacaaaacgtgataaatattgtaaaaatttaaattacattttaGATTTTGTTGTACAAGCAATGGAAAACTTTAAGGATTTTGATTATGTAAAGTGGACACATAAATTTGAGGAAACAAACAAAGCTGTATTTCCAAAATATACATCATTAAATTGTCAAAGAGACATTCATAATTATAAGGATAAAAATCTATATATTAAGAAATTAATGTATGATTTATTTGATGATATTGAATATATGTTATCGAATGAGAAAATCCGAACTGGTAAACAATGCTTTGAAATGTTGGGTCGCATTAATTATCGATCGGGAATACTTATAGGCATATACAATAAAGTTCGTAATCcaaacatttttactttgGATAATAATTTCACACTTCACACAATTAGCAAAAAACATCAACATCTAAAATGTAACAAAACACCTAAACTTCCGAAAACTGTCAATGTTGATGAACCAAAATCTGTTACTGCACTTCAGAGAACCGGAACAGATTTATTAGAATCAAGAGGAagcgaaaatggaaaagagcTATCAGGTGTAGAAAAACCTGAATCATTATCATTTCAATTTAGATATAAATGAGGACATCCATACACAAACCGATTCACAACYTAAGCTAGATACCACCTATGCTGCTGCTTCGCTTGCAGGAATTTCCCTATTTGgtactatattatataaggtaaaatattattacataaacgAAATATTATGCACActatttatatgttatgttaatataatattaatataataatttcattacattattaaattataatatccTTTTTATGACATTAGTATGGACCCTTTAGA harbors:
- a CDS encoding Pv-fam-c protein (encoded by transcript PVX_020175A); its protein translation is MDLGYLEISHIPFKVFFNRDAFNSNKRLPSEQCNIDIITRIHFGKLLKSITDKKGNDINSWLEYYGNELKILLNFMQKKKIAKTKRDKYCKNLNYILDFVVQAMENFKDFDYVKWTHKFEETNKAVFPKYTSLNCQRDIHNYKDKNLYIKKLMYDLFDDIEYMLSNEKIRTGKQCFEMLGRINYRSGILIGIYNKVRNPNIFTLDNNFTLHTISKKHQHLKCNKTPKLPKTVNVDEPKSVTALQRTGTDLLESRGSENGKELSDINEDIHTQTDSQXKLDTTYAAASLAGISLFGTILYKYGPFRNRFNSRRGAINGSNIFPIDNHVYDANTMTNFEYLQTGIPNGEYQVGYGSVTDY